The genomic window GCCGATATCGGTATTGAACGCTTTTACCCCGAAGCGTTACTTCGCGGCAGAAGCTGAGCCTGCTCTCCTGTTCGTTCAAGTGGCCTGCAAACTGACCGACGAAGAGCGTGTCAACGCCAAGGCCAGCTTCTTCAGCAGCAATCTCTATCAACCGGTCGTAGTTCGTTGTGACCACCGGTATGCCCGTGGCCTGCTTAAGAAGGTGGTTCAGAAGCTTTGTGAATCTCAGCGCGCGAGTCTTTTTGAACACCTCGGTGACGATTTCACGCTCGCGCCGGGCAATCAGTTCGGCAGTCTTTGCGACGATCGCGGCTTCAAGCGTGGAGGTTGGCGGTCTTGCCAAAAGTGCTGCTTCAAGGCCTTTGGCGGAGATCTGTGGCGATAATTCCGACCAGACCAGCTTGTCATCCGCCGACAAGTCGGTCTCAATCGTCGATTGGAGATAGGTGGCGAGGGCACCCATTCCAGGTAACCCCTCAGCACAGGACAACCCCGAGCCTACAACTGTCACCAATCCGTCGGAGAAGTGGCGTTGCAGCAGCAGTTTCAGTTCGTGCAGATCCAAGTCAGCCCCTCTTTTGCTCAAGCCTGGTTACTGAGAGAGCGGATTGAGCGATTCTATCCTAGCATTACAGTTGCAGAATGCCGAGATGCTACTTTAATGGATTCGACGCCTGCTTTCGTTGACCAGGAAGAGAGCAATCCGCTAAATCGAGCGAGATCGGAGTTCATGTTCGGAGGAAGTCGCTCAAACATGGCTCACACCGAGCTGCTGCGCTTGTGGACTACAAACCACTAGCGTCAGATTTCACCACCCTTGACCATGAAACTGATTGCGTCCGCACAGTGGTTTTGTCGCACGCGGCCAGATAGTCGCGCACCGCATCGACCCGATAGAGCGGGCGGCCATTGACGTAGCGCCATTTCAGCGGGTGGTTCGGATCCCGCCGCCACTGCTCCAGTGCGCCGGGCGTGCGCCGGATAACCGCGGCGGCCTCTAATGCCGTCAAATTAGAACTGGCCCGGCAGCGTGTCGATATCGAACGTCGCGGGCGGCGGCATGCCGCGGTTCTTGCGGCGGCGCTTCGTGGCACGCGGCATTTTCCGATTACTTAGCGATCCTAATCCCTCGGTCATGGTCGGTGTTCGTAGGCTTCTCCGACAAGAAAGAAATATAAAGCGTAGGTATAGCTGCTGGATAGCTGTGGCGTACAAATAGGACGGATCACGCCCCTTTCTGACGCCCTCCGGCATCATGCGACGCAAGTGATCGGTGCACATCACGAGATGGAAGCATCGCGCGGCGACATTCGAGTCAATAGTGTCGCCCGGCACCCTCCGCATAGCGTTAACGACTTTGATCTTGTTCGATGTCCGTTATCAACTCATCCAGCGTCAATGAGCCGTCGAGCGATTTACGCCAAGCAAACCAGTCCTCCACGCCAATATCCGCGACGCCTACAACCTCGGAGCCGCGACGATGTAGTTGGGTCCGCTCCGCCTCTTCCGTAGGGTCATGCAGAAAGCCGCGCTGGAGCAAGCGCGGGACATAATGTTGGCGCTTACCAGCCCCATGCCTAGGTTTTCCGATTGCGCCCTGCGTGCATGGTGACGTGGGTTTTAGCGCCAGGCTCCGCCATCCGGGTCCCATCTGCCCTTGGCGCCTTCCGGCAAGGCGAGGCCGGCGATCACGGGACCGAAGAAGCGCTGCAGCTCCACTTGAAGGTCTGCGAAAGCCGGCGGCTGGATGGACGGCGGATTTCGGCGAAGGAAGCCACTCCATAGACCGCGTTCTTCGGCGATGGTCGCGAACGCCTCGGTCAAGCCCACAGGCATCTCGGTCGGAATCGCGGTCTCTCGGCGCCGGAGCGTTCCGCCGACGGCTTCCACCAGTTCTGGCAAGTCGAATGCAAAGGTCCGGAGCGTGACCCATACATCGTAAAAATCCTTGATCCTTCCATTCGTCACCCCGAAGCGGATCATCGCCTCGAACTTCTCGGCGACCACGGTCTCCGGCGGGTACATCAGGATGCTCGCTGCCGGCAGGTCCGGCAACAGGTTCGGGAAGGTCCGGCGCGTCGGCGGCGGGTAGACGTGATCGCCGAAGCCAATGTCGATCTGAACATGGATCATCGCCTTGGCCAGCTCGCCCTTTAGGCTCAACTGGACGCCCTGATACTTGTCAGTTTCACGCACCGGCTCGACCTTCAGAGTGGCCGGATCGAACACGATTCCGTCGTCTGGGGCTTCGACCTGGCAGATGCGAGTGAACAGCTCGATGATAATGGCGGGCTCGGGGTCGCCCTGGCCGAGCAAGTCGAGGTCGCCGGTCGGCCTAAAGACATGTTCGGGCCACGTTACGAACAACATGGCGCCCTTGAGCATATAGCGCTCGGCGGCTTCCGTCTGGCTGAGGCGGAAGAGCAGGCGCTCGATCGCGTAGCGCGTCAGGATGCGCTGATAGTCGTCGCCATGCTGTTTAGTGTGTTGAAGCAGTCGCTGCCTGATTGAGGCCGCAGGATTCTTGAGAGCCTTGGCCATCATTGCATTGCCTTGATGTAGGGCTCGATCCGCTCAACGACCCGGTTGATTGTCGCGTATTTCATGAGCTCGCTCGCTGTGGTCTTCCGTTGCCGTAGGGCGTCTCGGAGCGCCTCTATGGCAACGTCCTCGCCAACGTGGCGGCGATGTTTGAAGCAATCGGCGATCGTCTTCGCGACCCCGTAGATCGGCACGTCGACTCCTTCTACCCGGACGTGCTCGACGCCCGACGTCAGGACCTCGCCCGTCGCCCGGACGATCTCGAGCCGTAGGCCTTGCACGTTCGGCGTCCGGGCCTTGTGGGGTATGGTCATCCAAACAGCGTGCGGCAGCTGGGTAGTCAACTCATGGTGGCGAAGCGCGCTGACGAGGCTGACGACTCCATTTGGCACGAGCCGCGCGGCTTCGGCCAGATTGTGAGCGGCGTCTTCGCCGACTCGCTCAGCATCTTGATAGAGGCCGCGGCCGAGGCGGACGATGTCGCCGGCGTCGGCAAGGCGCTTCAGATAGACCAGCGGGATGCCCGCGGCCTTGAAATCGCGCGCGCGCGCAATTCCTCGGTCTCGGATGAGACGAAGGGCGCTCTCGCGATAATTCGTATGACGTTCTACCATGTTGTTATCTATTGTCGGCAAAAATACGAACTTGTCCACATAAAAGAACATTTTGGAAATCTCAACTGATGTCATATATTTCTTATGACCATGGCGCAATCAAGTTCCCCTTCCGATCTTACCCCCAAGCATGTGCGGGCCGCCCGCGCTCTCTTGGCTTGGTCCCAGCAGGATCTGGCCAAGGAGGCCGGCGTAGCGACGTCAACTGTAGCCGACTTCGAGAGGGGCCAACGGACCCCCGTCGCTAACAACGCCCAAGCGATTCGCGGGGCTCTTGAGGGTGCCGGTATCTCCTTCCTGCCAACGGGAGCCGTGATTGGGCCTACCGTTCCGCTTATCGCCGCATCCGAGCGCCCTGGTGCTCCCATCCGATGGGTGAGTGCGGAAGACCTTTCGGACTGGGCGAACCGAATTGATGGTGCCGTCAGCCTACCGACCCTTCTCGCTCATTTGATCCGCGCCACATATGGCACGGCAGTTCATCTCCGTTTTCCCGTCGACGAGGGTGTTCGGCATCCGGGTTGGGACGGACAAACAACCACCGAGATCGGAAGCACCTATGTGCCGCAGGGGGACGCCGGCTGGGAGATCGGTAGCCAGCGTCGCGACATCGAAAAGAAGGCGACGGAGGACTACCGCAAGAGGACGATTGCGCCTGCGCCGCTCGATCCTGCCAACGCCACCTTTGTGTTCGTCACCCCCCGTCGCTGGCCGGGTAAGGATAAATGGGCTAAGGCCCGACAGGAAGAAGGCCCCTGGGGCAAAGTTCGTGCATACGACGCCGACGACCTCGTCCACTGGATCGAACAGACACCGGCCGTCGGACTTTGGCTGGCGGCTCGTCTGGGGAAGCGACCGGCTGGAATGCGCGAACTCGAAGAAATTTGGGAAGAGTGGTCGCTCGCCACCCAATGGCCTCTGACGGATGACCTGGTCCTGAGCGACCGGGACCAGGACGCCGCTGAAGTTCTACGCTGGCTTCGTGGCGAGCCGTCCGTTCTCTC from Bradyrhizobium zhanjiangense includes these protein-coding regions:
- a CDS encoding SIR2 family protein; the protein is MDLHELKLLLQRHFSDGLVTVVGSGLSCAEGLPGMGALATYLQSTIETDLSADDKLVWSELSPQISAKGLEAALLARPPTSTLEAAIVAKTAELIARREREIVTEVFKKTRALRFTKLLNHLLKQATGIPVVTTNYDRLIEIAAEEAGLGVDTLFVGQFAGHLNEQESRLSFCREVTLRGKSVQYRYRPRVNVYKPHGSLDWYHREGKPVSYAGDLPLPRLIITPGLNKFRNGYESPFDRHRERANGSIDRASRFLVLGYGFNDDHLETHLTPRIRGGIPTLLLTHTLSENALKLAQGHDNVIAVQSGNASGKSGSSIFINKNELFIPDLALWDVDAFVSEVLEP
- a CDS encoding nucleotidyl transferase AbiEii/AbiGii toxin family protein; translated protein: MMAKALKNPAASIRQRLLQHTKQHGDDYQRILTRYAIERLLFRLSQTEAAERYMLKGAMLFVTWPEHVFRPTGDLDLLGQGDPEPAIIIELFTRICQVEAPDDGIVFDPATLKVEPVRETDKYQGVQLSLKGELAKAMIHVQIDIGFGDHVYPPPTRRTFPNLLPDLPAASILMYPPETVVAEKFEAMIRFGVTNGRIKDFYDVWVTLRTFAFDLPELVEAVGGTLRRRETAIPTEMPVGLTEAFATIAEERGLWSGFLRRNPPSIQPPAFADLQVELQRFFGPVIAGLALPEGAKGRWDPDGGAWR
- a CDS encoding type IV toxin-antitoxin system AbiEi family antitoxin domain-containing protein is translated as MFFYVDKFVFLPTIDNNMVERHTNYRESALRLIRDRGIARARDFKAAGIPLVYLKRLADAGDIVRLGRGLYQDAERVGEDAAHNLAEAARLVPNGVVSLVSALRHHELTTQLPHAVWMTIPHKARTPNVQGLRLEIVRATGEVLTSGVEHVRVEGVDVPIYGVAKTIADCFKHRRHVGEDVAIEALRDALRQRKTTASELMKYATINRVVERIEPYIKAMQ